Genomic segment of Candidatus Spechtbacterales bacterium:
TCGCGGCTCATACTCTCCATTGAACCTGTAAATACAAAGGTAGTTCCCGCAAGTTTTTCTTCTATTTTTTTTAGCGGAGGTACCACTTTAACTCCTGCTGCGAGTAAGCTTTCTACAAACCTGATATTTTCTTTTTTAGAAAACCACTCATGTATAGCCCCGGCTACCTTTTCACCTATGCCGTCTATGCGCATAAGTTCATCCAAAGAAGATTCTTTTAACTTCTTTATACTACCAAAATACTGAGCTAAATCAATCGCAGTCTCCTCTCCAACGTGTCTTATATTTAACGCTGTTATAAATCTAAATAAAGGAATTTTTTTACTTTTTTCTATAGAATCAACAAGATTTCGCGCGGATTTTTCAGAAAACCTTTCCAAAGGAAGGAGGTCTTCCTCCTCTATCTTAAATATATCTATAGGTCCTGCTATCACCCCCTCTTCCAGTAACTGATTTACTATTTTAGGCCCCATGCCGTCAATATCAAAGGCGGCCCTGGAAACAAAATAGTTTAAGTACTCCTGTTTTCTGCTTTCACATTTATCATTTGGGCAGTGAAGTATTACCTCACCCATATTTTTTACAAGGCCTGTTCCGCACTTGGGGCATTTTGTGGGCAACTTAATTTTCTTTGCGTTAAAGGGGCGCATCTCGCGCAAAACTTCCACAACTTTAGGAATTACATCGCCCGCGCGTTCAATTATTACAGTATCGCCTATTCGCGCATCCAGGCGCTCAATTTCTTCAAAGTTATGCAATGTCGCGCGGCTTATCGTAACCCCGCCAACCTTAACAGGTTTTAGAACAGCAAGCGGGGTTATGGCGCCTGTCCTGCCAATATGCATCTTTACATCCTCCAAAACAGTAGTTGCCTGCTTAGGTGTAAATTTAAACGCGCGTATTCCACGCGGACTTTTTCCCGCAACACCAAGTTCTTCAAAGAGAGAGTTGTCATTAACCGATATAACAACACCGTCTATCTGGTAAGGAATGTTTTCTCTAATCTTTTCTGTGTTTTGCCAATAGGCGTAAACCTCGTCAATATTGGCACACTTCCCGGATGTAGAATCTGTCTTAAAACCTATTGCATTAAGTACTTCGTGTTCCTGAGAGTGGTATTTAAAATTTCCACTTCCCACAATGTCGTACGCTAAAAACGAAAGAGGGCGCGAAGAGGCAAGTCCCGGGTCAAGCTGACGAACACTTCCCGCCGCGAGATTGCGCGGATTGGCAAAAAGTTCTTCTCCCTTATTTTTCCTCTCCTTGTTAAAATCCTCAAAA
This window contains:
- the ligA gene encoding NAD-dependent DNA ligase LigA; this encodes MAGKITKDEAEKRIAKLKEVINYHRYLYHVEDNQEISDEALDSLKHELKDLEDKFPGLITADSPSQRVSGAALPGFKKVEHEHPMLSIDDIFNREELDFWEAYLQRIAGKRNISYFCEVKADGLALSLKYKKGVLYQAATRGNGRVGEDITSNARTIESIPLRLHTHSTLNNKELQKTANEIILSEEVEVRGEIYIAKKDFEDFNKERKNKGEELFANPRNLAAGSVRQLDPGLASSRPLSFLAYDIVGSGNFKYHSQEHEVLNAIGFKTDSTSGKCANIDEVYAYWQNTEKIRENIPYQIDGVVISVNDNSLFEELGVAGKSPRGIRAFKFTPKQATTVLEDVKMHIGRTGAITPLAVLKPVKVGGVTISRATLHNFEEIERLDARIGDTVIIERAGDVIPKVVEVLREMRPFNAKKIKLPTKCPKCGTGLVKNMGEVILHCPNDKCESRKQEYLNYFVSRAAFDIDGMGPKIVNQLLEEGVIAGPIDIFKIEEEDLLPLERFSEKSARNLVDSIEKSKKIPLFRFITALNIRHVGEETAIDLAQYFGSIKKLKESSLDELMRIDGIGEKVAGAIHEWFSKKENIRFVESLLAAGVKVVPPLKKIEEKLAGTTFVFTGSMESMSRDDAEKAVRSLGGSSASSVSSNTDYLVAGKGLGSKRKKAQELGVKIINEDQFLALIK